A genome region from Bacteroidota bacterium includes the following:
- a CDS encoding SDR family oxidoreductase translates to MNIIVTGASSGIGYDSVKTLAMRGGNSIIAIARRQDLLQNLIRECEQYPSSEVTALPFDIQSEDFSKLNEYVNDKFTGIDILLNNAGLLISKPFEKLTKMDAHDLYNTNFYSVVKIIQELLPLFNAPSHIVNISSMGGFQGSAKFPGLSVYSATKAAVACLTESLAEEFGPLKISVNCLALGAVQTQMLEKAFPEYKANLSSSEMSSFIADFCLNGSKYFNGKILPVSISTP, encoded by the coding sequence ATGAATATTATTGTAACTGGTGCCAGTAGCGGAATAGGATATGATTCTGTTAAAACTTTAGCTATGAGGGGAGGAAATAGTATAATAGCAATCGCACGAAGACAAGATTTACTCCAAAATTTAATTAGAGAATGTGAGCAATATCCTTCATCAGAGGTGACTGCCCTTCCATTTGATATTCAATCTGAAGATTTTTCTAAACTTAATGAATACGTTAATGATAAATTCACAGGTATTGATATTCTTCTAAATAATGCAGGTTTATTAATAAGTAAACCGTTTGAAAAATTAACAAAAATGGATGCTCATGATTTATATAACACCAACTTTTATAGTGTTGTTAAAATCATCCAGGAACTTTTGCCTCTTTTTAATGCTCCATCACATATAGTTAATATTAGTAGTATGGGTGGATTTCAAGGAAGCGCTAAGTTTCCAGGACTTTCGGTTTATAGTGCTACTAAAGCAGCAGTAGCTTGCTTAACGGAATCTCTTGCTGAAGAATTTGGCCCCTTAAAGATTTCAGTAAACTGCCTGGCCCTGGGCGCGGTTCAAACCCAAATGTTGGAAAAAGCTTTTCCTGAATATAAAGCTAATCTTAGTTCTTCTGAAATGAGCTCATTTATTGCTGATTTTTGTT